The DNA sequence ctTGCTCTGTCCACGCTTGCTCGGACTTTCGCTGGAAAGTTCACTCCTTCATTGCCATCAGAGCCTAGTTCTTCAGGATTCTGATGTATACAGGGGACCAGCTGAAGCATCTGTCAAGGCcggcgccccgccccgccccgccctgcctcATCCACCTGGCCCCATCTCAGGGCGTTCCCCCGACCCCACGGGTTCCATTCTCCCCGGGAATCAATCGTCTTGTTTCTTGGCGGCGCACTCTGCCTCCTAAAATTACAAGCACAGCCTGCAGCGCTCCGTCCACCCGAGTGCTGTCTGTCCCGCGCTGAGCGCTCGCTCTGGCTCGGCGGCGCTTTCTGCGGAACCTTGTGTCGTAGACGCGTTCCCAGAGGACTGAGTTCGCGCTGGTAGTTAGGATTTACTAGCTTCCGGCGGCCGCTCCGACTGATGGCGGTGAGCTGTGGGAGAAGGCGACTTTGTGGCGGGGCCCTGGGTGGGGAGACCCTGTGAATTTCGTCCTGTCCCACGTTTTTTCAGGAGCCAGGGCGTCCTGCTCGGGAGGCACCAGCAGCCTCGAGTCGGAAAGCGCAGCGCGCCGCGCGCAGACCCCGGTCCTCCCGCCCAGCTTCCGGTGCCTCGGATCCGCCCCTCCGCAGTTCGGTGCAACCTGCGTGCGACTCCGCCGCCGGAACCCATCCCGTGGGCAACGCAGTGGCGAtgaagcaaaagaagaagaacacCCCGAACAGGGTCCCTGGGACAAATGGAAGCGAAAAGCCCTCCGAGAAACCTGCCCCGGACGAAGCTCCTCCTAGCGCCGAAGCCCAGGCAAGGATGGGACTCCCCGCGAGCTTTCGGGGCGCTAACCCGCCTGCCTCTGGGCTAGGTGTGCGGAATTAAGGCGCGGAAGGGATGGGAGTGGGGTCTGCGGGGTCCCGTTACCCATCACGACCATGTCCTCCCTTCTGTCCCAGGCGGAGCAGCTGGCGCGGGAGCTGGCCTGGTGTGTGGAACAGCTGGAGCTGGGTCTCAAGACGCAGAGACCCACCCCGAAGCAGAGTGAGGGCCCCTTCTCTACAGTTAGGGAAATGTAAACGGTGACAGTTCCGTGGACTGATGGTGTTGCCAAGGGGTGGGGTTGTTGcttttggttggtttgctttgtttagGTGTACTGAAActtagttctgtagaccaggctggcctcgaactcagaaatccgcctgcctctgccttccgcatgctgggatcaaaggcgtgcgccaccccagCCGGATGGGAATAGTTGTTTTTGTAGTAGGAGGATATGGAGTGTGTTTGAAGTCACTagctctttattattttttttaatctgcagaAGAGCAGGCTGTTGGGGCAATCCGAACGTTGCGCAGTGAAAAAACCCCCTTGCCCCGGAAGAGACAGCTGATGCGCTCCTTGTTTGGGGACTACAGGGCTCAGATGGATGCAGAGTGGCGGGAGGCCCTACGGGCTCTAAAGGCTGGTGAGGAACTAGAAAGTGATTGGTTCAGTACATTAACTTCAAGGGGGTAGGGAGAGGCTCAGCTCCGCAGGGTTGGTGTGGGAAGAGGTGGGCTCAGGAGGGGAAAAATGTAAGCAGGGAGAAAGTCTTATCTCATAGGGGACGGAGGTCCTCATTCTGTTTTGGAGATGGGAAAACCCATTCATTTGTCTTGGCCTAGGCTCTCTTTACTGGCCATAAAGCCTGGTACCAGTTGGACTTTAGTTCCTggaactaaataataaataacttggACATAAATCCTGGATCTGTTACTTAGATCATATAACATATCATTTTGTTAAAATGATCTAAATTTTGTTACTTAGATCATAGAACATTTTTGGTAAGTCACTACATCTCTGTGAGTCTCTTGTACAGGAATGTCATTATCTActtttttaagataatttttcaggttttttttttttttgttgttgttgttaggaaAGTTGTGTGGGTAATTGTAACTGCATGGATAAAGTTAGCTGTTATCCAGTTCTGACTCTCTGCTCCCCCTTCCTACAGCCACCCATTCGGCCCAGGTACAGCTCGTTGGTGAGGCCGCCAGAAAGAAGAGCGGAAGGGTCTGCAGGTCTCGTCCTGCAGGAAGAGCCA is a window from the Mus pahari chromosome 17, PAHARI_EIJ_v1.1, whole genome shotgun sequence genome containing:
- the C17H8orf33 gene encoding UPF0488 protein C8orf33 homolog; this translates as MAEPGRPAREAPAASSRKAQRAARRPRSSRPASGASDPPLRSSVQPACDSAAGTHPVGNAVAMKQKKKNTPNRVPGTNGSEKPSEKPAPDEAPPSAEAQAEQLARELAWCVEQLELGLKTQRPTPKQKEQAVGAIRTLRSEKTPLPRKRQLMRSLFGDYRAQMDAEWREALRALKAATHSAQVQLVGEAARKKSGRVCRSRPAGRAKTTLDLTNEEFRFNFF